The genomic window ACTACCGCAATCACTTTCGCGGCGGCTTGAGCATGGCGAAGACCGAGGCGCCGAACAGCGGCGGCTCGCAGTTTTTTTTGATGTTCCGGCCATCGGGACCGGGGGCCGGCTACAACCTGAACGGCAAGCACACGGTTTTCGGCCGCGCGATCGAGGGCATGGACGTCTTGTCGCGCATCCAACGGATCGACCCTGAAAAGGCCCAGCCGGGTCAAAAGCCGGACAAGATCATCGAGGCCAAGGTGCTTCGCAAGCGCAAGCACGACTATGTGCCCAAGAAGGTGGGCGACGAGCCGGAAGAGAAACCGGACGAGACAAGCGGAGCGAAGAAGAAGTAGTCGACGGCCTGGGAAGGCCAGCCACCTTGTTGGCTGGGGTGGCTGGGGCAGAGCTTGGCCGTTGGCGGCGCGACCTTCAGAATACGCGATGCGGCCAAGCGATGCCCCGGCTTGGCGCGCCGGGGCATCGCTTGGCCGCAGAGCGTGTCGTCAATTCGGGCCATAACTGGCCAAGCTCTGCCCCGGCCACCTCTCCTTGTGGAAATAGCGCTCGGGGGTGATTACACTAACTCCCACGACCTTGCTTTTCACCCTGCGCCCCAAGGACCCGCCATGATTCGCCCGAAACTCGTTCGTCTGACGCCCGCTCTCGCCGTTGCCGTCTCCCTTTCGCTGCCGAGCTTGGCTGCGGCCGACGTCAAGTTGCCGGCCATCTTCGGCAGCCACATGGTGCTACAGCAGGGACAAAAAGACCGCGTCTGGGGCACGGCCGATCCGGATGAAGAAGTCACAGTCGAAATTGCCGATCAAAAGCAGACGGCCAAGGCCGGGCAAGACGGCAAGTGGTCGGTCACGCTCGAACCGCTGGCCGTGGGCGGACCGCACCAAATGAAAGTCAAAGGCCGCAACGAGATCGTGTTCGATGACGTGCTGGTGGGCGAGGTCTGGATCTGCTCGGGCCAGTCGAACATGCAGTGGGAAGTGGGCAACGCCAACGACCCCGATCTGGAAACGCTGACCGCGAAGTTTCCCAAAATTCGCCTGATCTCGGTGCCGCAGGTCGGCACGCAGGAGCCGCAGTCGGATTTCCGCGGTCAATGGGAGATCTGCACGTCGGAGTCTGCCCGGCATTTTTCGGCGGTCGGCTATCTCTTTGGCCGGCAGTTGCAGCAAACGCTCGACGTGCCGGTCGGACTGATCGACGACGCCTGGGGAGGTTCGGCCTGCGAAGCGTGGATCCGCCGCGACCTGCTGGCAGCCGACGAGCGCTATCAGCCATTGCTGGCCCGCTGGGCCGCGATCGAAAAACGTTTCCCGGAGGAGAAGGCCGCCTACGAGGCGAAGCTCGCCGAGTGGAGAACCGCGGCCGGAAAAGCCAAGAGCGAAGGGAAAGAGCCGCCGCGTCAACCGCCGAATCCGGAGAACCAGATGCGCGGCAATTCGCGGCCGGGCAACATCTATAACGGCGTGCTCAAACCGACCATCGGTTACGGCATCCGTGGGGCGATTTGGTATCAGGGTGAATCGAACGCCGGCCGTGCCTATCAGTATCGCGATCTGTTTCCGCTGATGATTTCGACTTGGCGTCAGGAGTGGGGCATCGGCGACTTTCCGTTCTATTGGGTGCAGTTGGCCGATTTCCGGGCCGAGAAGCCCGAACCCGGCGACAGCGATTGGGCCGAGCTGCGCGAGGCACAGACCATGACCATGAGCAAGCTGGCCAATACTGGCGAAGCGGTGATCATCGATCTGGGTGAGGCCCAGGACATCCATCCGCGCAACAAGCAAGACGTGGCCAAGCGGCTGGCCCGGTGGGCGTTCGCCCGCGACTACGGCATCGACGTCCCCTATCACAGCCCGCAGGTGAAGTCGTCGGAGAAGAAGGACGGCAAGATCGTGCTCACCTTCGACCACGTCGGACCGGGGCTGCGGGCGTTCGATGTACCGGAGGTGCGGGGCTTTGCCATTGCGGGCGACGACAAGAAATTCGTCTGGGCGCAGGCCAAGATCGTGGATAAAGACAAGATCGAAGTCTGGTCCGATGAGGTGAAAGAGCCGGTGGCGGTGCGTTACGCCTGGGCCGACAACCCCGTGTGCAACGTCTACAGCCGCAACGGCCTGCCACTCACGCCCTTCCGCACGGACGACTGGCCGGGCGTGACGGCCGACAAACAATAGGGTGGGACCATCCCCGTGCCACGGATGACACCGCTCTATCCACTACGATTTGAACCGATCCTGCGGCGCTATATCTGGGGCGGCCGCCGGCTGTGCCACGTGCTCAACAAACCGCTGGGCGAGGGCGACGATTACGCCGAGAGCTGGGAAATCTGCGATCGGCCCAACGATCAGACGGCCGTGGCCGCCGGGCCGTTGCGCGGCGCGACGCTGGGTGAGCTGGTGCAAACGCGCGGCAGCGAGCTGCTCGGCCGGCATGCGCCTCAGCCGCGCTTCCCGCTGTTGTTCAAGTTTCTCGATGCCCAAAAAACGCTCTCCGTGCAGGTGCATCCGGACGACAATCGGGCACAGCGACTGACGCCGGCAGACTTCGGCAAAACCGAGGCCTGGGTGGTGCTCGATGCACAACCGGGCAGCCTGATCTACGCCGGGTTGAAGCGAGGTTTCGATCGTCCGGCGCTGGAGCGCGAGCTGGCCCGCGGCACCTGCGAGCTTTGCCTGCACAGCTTCGAACCGCAGCCGGGCGACTGCATCTTCTTGCCGGCGGGCGTGGTCCATGCCATCGGCGCGGGCCTGCTGATTGCCGAGATCCAGCAGTCGAGCGACGTCACCTATCGCCTGTTCGACTGGAACCGTCTGGGACCGGATGGCCGCCCGCGACCGCTGCACATCGAACAAGCGCTCGACGCGATCGACTTCGCCCACGGCCCCCGCACGCCGCAGACGCCGCTAGCGACCGGCCAGCCGCACGTCGAGCGTCTCGTCGAGTGCGACAAGTTCATCCTCGATCGCTGGTCGATCGCGTCGCGGCAAACCATCGGTGGCGACGACCGTTGCCATCTGCTGGCGGTGATTGAAGGCGAGCTGATGATCGCCGGCGATCCGTGTGCCACTCCGCTAAGACGTGGCGAGAGCGTCTTGCTGCCGGCATCGCTCGGTGCCCGCGAACTGGAGCCACGTGCCACGGCCGTGGTTCTCGAGGCGTATCTGCCCTGAAATCGACAGGAGGGTGTGGCAAACGGCGGGCCGACGGGGTATGCTGGCAACGTACCGGCAGCAGCACGTTTGCCCGGTCAACGCCCTTCGTTCTACGATCAGGAGATTAGTCATGTCGAAGAAGGTGTCGCAACTTCATCGGCGTCGGTTTTTGAA from Pirellulales bacterium includes these protein-coding regions:
- a CDS encoding sialate O-acetylesterase; this encodes MIRPKLVRLTPALAVAVSLSLPSLAAADVKLPAIFGSHMVLQQGQKDRVWGTADPDEEVTVEIADQKQTAKAGQDGKWSVTLEPLAVGGPHQMKVKGRNEIVFDDVLVGEVWICSGQSNMQWEVGNANDPDLETLTAKFPKIRLISVPQVGTQEPQSDFRGQWEICTSESARHFSAVGYLFGRQLQQTLDVPVGLIDDAWGGSACEAWIRRDLLAADERYQPLLARWAAIEKRFPEEKAAYEAKLAEWRTAAGKAKSEGKEPPRQPPNPENQMRGNSRPGNIYNGVLKPTIGYGIRGAIWYQGESNAGRAYQYRDLFPLMISTWRQEWGIGDFPFYWVQLADFRAEKPEPGDSDWAELREAQTMTMSKLANTGEAVIIDLGEAQDIHPRNKQDVAKRLARWAFARDYGIDVPYHSPQVKSSEKKDGKIVLTFDHVGPGLRAFDVPEVRGFAIAGDDKKFVWAQAKIVDKDKIEVWSDEVKEPVAVRYAWADNPVCNVYSRNGLPLTPFRTDDWPGVTADKQ
- a CDS encoding type I phosphomannose isomerase catalytic subunit, with product MTPLYPLRFEPILRRYIWGGRRLCHVLNKPLGEGDDYAESWEICDRPNDQTAVAAGPLRGATLGELVQTRGSELLGRHAPQPRFPLLFKFLDAQKTLSVQVHPDDNRAQRLTPADFGKTEAWVVLDAQPGSLIYAGLKRGFDRPALERELARGTCELCLHSFEPQPGDCIFLPAGVVHAIGAGLLIAEIQQSSDVTYRLFDWNRLGPDGRPRPLHIEQALDAIDFAHGPRTPQTPLATGQPHVERLVECDKFILDRWSIASRQTIGGDDRCHLLAVIEGELMIAGDPCATPLRRGESVLLPASLGARELEPRATAVVLEAYLP